A window of Candidatus Acidiferrales bacterium genomic DNA:
GCATTGAGTTTGAGTTGCGCAATTTGGCGAACCTGCAACAGGCCGTCATCTGTGGAATTGGGCTGGCGACCTAAAACAAGCGCGTCTCTCTCGGGGAAATTGGGAGTCGAGATTCCATGAACGGCGAAATGAATGATTTTGAACTGAGCCAACGGCTCCGATGTAAAGTCGGCTTTCGTGGCTCTATCGCCGAGCAACAGAACTGTTTGCTTTGGGTCTTGGAGCGCTTGGCTTGCCGAGATCAGCTCGGCGCGTGTTTCGGGAAGTGGGTACAGATGTGCGCCCGAAATATCGTAAACGCCGCGCGAGACAGTCTGAACGACCCCTCCGGTTGCTCCTGATCCGTGGGTTTGTCCTTCCATGTCATAGGGGACATCTCCGACTCCCAAGAACGCCATTTGCGGCTGGTGAGCCCGCTGGCGGTTCCGTAAGAAGTCGAGAACAGTTGCCGATGGGGCATAGCTGATTGTGTGTGATTGAAGAACGTATCGGCCGTCAGGTCCGACAAGGGCGTCGAAGGCTACGTTATGCAAGGAACCGTCAGGGACGATGATCAATCGCGTCAGCCGCAGAGATTCGGGAATTGGTTTGAGAAGTAAGGCGTAGAGCTCCTCTGCTTCCTGAGTTCCGCTTTTGCCCTGCATCACGTCGGCAACATATTGAGAGGTTAGCGTTTCGATTCGTTTTCGACCGGCTTGGAGGCGGACCAGTGCCGACGCTGTTCGAGTTAGCGCGAGACAATAGGAGGTTGGGTCTGCAAGGACATATTCCAGAATTGCCTCATCATTCGAGAGGCTTGCTTGCGCAGTTTTGAGCGCAACCGGATGGGTCGTAACACTGCGCTGTTCTGAGCTGAGGGCTTCGTCAATGTAGTTGAGCTTGTATTCCTCCTCAGTAAGACTTTCGAGCAGTGTTGCCCTCGCCGCTGGATCGTTGGAGTCGAGTAATTGGGACTGAATTTTGGAGATTTGTTGCTGGACCGCAGAATTGGCCGGGGAATCCACGGTTCGGTTCGCCTTGCTCCTCATATTGTCGAGAATCGATCGTCCTCGCGCGCGCTCGATGGCATCAAACGCGGCGCTTACATCATTTTGTTTGGCTGAAAGCTCAAAATCGTCGAGGTAGGTGTCGCTCATCGTGCTTAGAAGCGAACTCTCAGAGTATGCTCCCGGAAAGCGAAGGAGCATTCCGTCAATCGCGTCCTCGGCTTGCGTGTAGAGGCTATGAGCTTGTTGAAGCTGGCCGGTCTTTTCCTTGAGCTGCGCGAGTGCGTCCAAGGCGCGAGGGAGATAGTACGTGTCCCCCACGGTGCGACTAATCTGAAGACCTTTATTGAGTGCATCCTCAGCTCCCTGCGGATCACCTTGATCCTGGAGCAGATTTGACAAGTCGAAGGATGATTGCATCGCGACGCGAGGGAGGCCCATGCGTGACGCGGATTCGAAAGCTTCTCGAAAATACTCTTCGGCTTGCGCTTTGTGGTTTAACCGCCTCGCGAATTCGCCGAGGATCAGCATGTCCTGACCCTGATGCTCGATCATTTTTTGTTTCTGCGCTTGAGCGAGAGTATTCTGCATCAAGGATTCTGCTTCACCCATTTTCCCCAAGGCGGCAAGCGCCTCAGCCTTTCCTTCATAAGCCATAAACGGAGTCCCGACATCGTGGTCGTCGTTTGCGATTGCAATGGCTCGATTGAAGAAGAACATGGCTTCTGAGGTTCGATTGAGCGCATTGAAACCGTTCCCGATGATTTCTAGATATCGAAGCTCAGTGCCGGAGTCTGCTTGCGCCGAGGCTGTCATGAGCGCTTTCCCCATTAGGGTGCTCGCGCGGCTTACGTCGCCCTGCAGGAAACCGACTAGCCCTAGCTCTCCGCTTGCGCGATTAGCCCATTCCTTTTGTCCGAGCTTTTGGGCGAGGCTCAGAGCCTGTTGCCAGTCTTGCTTCGCGGCGGCGGCGTTGACTTCATCATCGGCGTCGCCCTTTACACCCAGGCACCAAAGGCGCAGTTCCTCGTCGTTTTGAACGAGAGGAGTCTTCAATTGGGCGGCGATGAAGGCAGAGAGCTGCGGGAAGGACATCCCGTCAGAGGATCGACTTAGACCAACCTTCGCATACAGCGCGTCACGCTCGTCGTGAGCTTGTATGGCAAGCTCTTCGGCCCGTGCGTAAAGAGGCGTGGCGGCTGGAAGGTTGTGAAGCCAGTAAAAGTAACTTGCCTTGGCGAGCAAGCCTCGGATGTCGTTTGGCTGGGACCCGACAGCCCTTTGTGAATGTGATCCCCACGGAGTCCGCGGCGAACGCCGAACAACGTAAAGAACGATTAGGCCTGCGATGATGCCAGTGCCGATGGAAACCAACAGGATGCTGCGCTTTCGGCGAGACATGGGACCGTTCGTGAATCGATGATAATAAGGCATCGCGATGTATTGGTTCAATAACATCTTTGGGTCTACTGGCACGGCGCGACGCGAGCCGGAGCACGGATTGGCCTAAATGTAATCGCGGTTAAGCGATTACAAGGAAGCCGTCTCTCGTCCTCCGCCCTAAGCGTCAAAATTCTGCTTCCACAAATATAGAAGCCCAGAAATGGGCAAAACCTTACAGGCGATTAACAGAATTTGTAGAGCGACTCCGAGCGTCGATGGATGCTATTATAGGCGAAGAAAAGGAGAACTATAGAGCAGCCTCAAAATGGACAAGAATCTGGCGGCTGGATTCGGGAACGGAGGTGGGCCATGGAAGTGAAGTCCTTCACATACCAGAAAAACTTCTTCGGAACGTACTACAAGCGCGGGTTGCTCAATCTGCACAAAATGGATGACCACATCGCGAAGATGCTCAACGACGGATGGGAAATCCTCACGCAAACGTCACAGGCAGGAGATTGGAGAACGCTTTTGCCATTTGCGAAGCGCGATTCAATAACGATCTCGTTCCGCAAGCGGTAAGTCTATAGGCCGTTCCGCTGGAGAATTTCGTGAATATCGCTGGGGTAGCGGGAAACATCGGCTGCCCAAGTGCCGAACGCACCTTGCGCGTTGATGGCCCGCACCCACTCTGACAAGAACTCTCTCTTCGTTTGCTGTTCCTGGTTGTCCTGTCCTTTGACTTCGAGAATCAGCATTTTCCCGCTCGCAAGCCGCACCAAATAATCTGGCCGGAATTTTCGAATAATGCCCCTGAATGAATAAGTGATTTCAAATCCGAGGTGGTCGTTTTTCACCCAAGCAGCTACGTGCGAGCTGCGGTCAAGCTCAAACGCTTCGCTCGCTTCCCATCGGCTGTCGAAAACGCACATGTTGATATGCGAGTGCTCGACGTGCTCACACGGTTTGCCCGTGTACCAGGGCAGCATGTCGCCAGTCGCACGTATGGGCCTCTCTGTATCGAATATCGGAAGGAGCGCCTTTGTATTGTCGAAATGAATGGCCTGCTTCAAGTGTTCGGCGATGGTGCTCATGTGCAGTGTGATTATGATCCTGCGGCGCAGAGGGTCTCGATTGAAAAGAGACGGCTCGATCCGCAACTTGTCGCTTTCAATGTACTTTTCGACGAGCCGGATTACTTGCGCAAGCAGATATTCGCGACTGCCCTTCCAAGTCGTTTTCATCTGCTCGTAGATGTCGCTTGCGGTGGAGAATATGATCTTCTGCGTGCGGAATCGTTCCCCTAGCTCACGCAAGCTGATTTCCGATATTTGTCTCAGGTCCGGCTTGCCGTCAATCGTCGGAGCCATCTGAGCCAATGTGGGAGTCTCGTACGCGTCGAGCACGAGCGGCTTTGCTTTTTCCAGGTCGAGAGTCAGTGTGGGTCGGTATTCATGGTCAATGCGCACGACGTTCGGCCATGTGATCTCGTATCTTTTGCGCTCGGACAGCGCCTCGATTCTTGTCTTGGGAGCCGGTGGAGGCGGAGGGGGTTCATCGCCGCCGCCTTCGTGCGGCAGGAATGTGAACGGTACGCCAAAGATGTTTACATATTCAGGCTGGAACAGACCGGTTTCGCTGTCTATTTCGTATGACGTGCGCCTGAGTCCGCGTCCTACGACTTGTTCGCAGAGCAATTGGGAGGTAAAAGCGCGGAGGCCCATGATGTGGGTGACAGTCTTGGCATCCCAACCTTCTGAAAGCATTCCGACTGAAATTACGTTCTGAATGTTTTGTCCCGGCTGTCCGACAAGTCCCACGGTATCGACTTGCCGACGCAATAATTCTGCTTTTTCCTTTTTCGAGAGTTTCTTTTCAGGCCGGCTGCCATTCGAGTTGCCATTGGCTTCTTCTGATTCGTCTTCGACTCCGCTAAGTCCAAGCTGTACCGGCTCATCCTCTTCTTCGGCTTGTTTCAGCACGTTCGAATCGATGTGGAGAATGTTTTCAGGGTCACAAAGCTCTTCAATGTTGATGCGTTTATGCGTGAACGCGAATTCCACGCGCGCGGCTGTATGCGTCGTGTTTGCTACCGTAATCATTACGGGCGGCGTAGGCTGTTTGTCCTTCTTCCACTTCTTGGCGGCTTCGAGCCAATCCTTCCCGAGGAAGTAGTAGCCGTTGCTTACTAAGCCGGGCAGCGGGGCCTGCGGCTCGGCCTTTCGGTTTACATCGGTCTTCACTTCTGGGTCGTTATAAATGTGATAGAAGCGCGACCTGTATTTGGCATCGAGCTTTCCGTCGTCACGTACAACGACACGGGGCGTCTTGACCAACCCCGACTCAATCGCATCATTCAATCCAAAATCGCTTACGATCCATCGGAACAACGTTTCCTGCCCGCTCTTCCTGCCGGTAGGAGCAAAAGGTGTAGCTGTCAAGTCAAAGCAGGTGAGAATGCCGCGCGATCTATGAATCCGTTCCAGGCCGCCGATCCATTTCGTTGCTTCGTTCACTTCTTCTTTTGAAACACCAGCAACGCGCGATTTCGGCGGCACGCGCCACGCATGATGAGCTTCGTCATTGATGACGATAAGATTCTGTGCGGACGCCATCTCGCCCAACACATCGCGGACGTAAGCCTCATCGCTTTTTGCTCCGCGTTTGTCTACGCTGCGCTTCTTTGCAACCTGCTCTTCGCTTTCCCAGTCGAGCTTGTGCCAATTGCGAATCAGCACGCGACAAGTCTGTCCTTGTCGCAGTTTGTCTTCGAGGCCCGGCGGGATGATTTGAAATTCCGTG
This region includes:
- a CDS encoding CHAT domain-containing protein; the protein is MSRRKRSILLVSIGTGIIAGLIVLYVVRRSPRTPWGSHSQRAVGSQPNDIRGLLAKASYFYWLHNLPAATPLYARAEELAIQAHDERDALYAKVGLSRSSDGMSFPQLSAFIAAQLKTPLVQNDEELRLWCLGVKGDADDEVNAAAAKQDWQQALSLAQKLGQKEWANRASGELGLVGFLQGDVSRASTLMGKALMTASAQADSGTELRYLEIIGNGFNALNRTSEAMFFFNRAIAIANDDHDVGTPFMAYEGKAEALAALGKMGEAESLMQNTLAQAQKQKMIEHQGQDMLILGEFARRLNHKAQAEEYFREAFESASRMGLPRVAMQSSFDLSNLLQDQGDPQGAEDALNKGLQISRTVGDTYYLPRALDALAQLKEKTGQLQQAHSLYTQAEDAIDGMLLRFPGAYSESSLLSTMSDTYLDDFELSAKQNDVSAAFDAIERARGRSILDNMRSKANRTVDSPANSAVQQQISKIQSQLLDSNDPAARATLLESLTEEEYKLNYIDEALSSEQRSVTTHPVALKTAQASLSNDEAILEYVLADPTSYCLALTRTASALVRLQAGRKRIETLTSQYVADVMQGKSGTQEAEELYALLLKPIPESLRLTRLIIVPDGSLHNVAFDALVGPDGRYVLQSHTISYAPSATVLDFLRNRQRAHQPQMAFLGVGDVPYDMEGQTHGSGATGGVVQTVSRGVYDISGAHLYPLPETRAELISASQALQDPKQTVLLLGDRATKADFTSEPLAQFKIIHFAVHGISTPNFPERDALVLGRQPNSTDDGLLQVRQIAQLKLNA
- a CDS encoding DEAD/DEAH box helicase family protein, with the translated sequence MSTETQVGSATIDKLIINSPYEEPREHWRYDRETRLFTREPERRKAGYVRASEKSRAFDDPGVFTELPLVNQIRPRVKAWREADYAGASGISKRLLQHWRDMEQRDANRRFFFCQLEAIETLIWLTEAPASERVGIEVPSDGGPFPRLCCKMATGSGKTILMAMLIAWQVLNKVTYPQDKRFSKSILLIAPGLTVKNRLQVLVPGTPGNYYTEFQIIPPGLEDKLRQGQTCRVLIRNWHKLDWESEEQVAKKRSVDKRGAKSDEAYVRDVLGEMASAQNLIVINDEAHHAWRVPPKSRVAGVSKEEVNEATKWIGGLERIHRSRGILTCFDLTATPFAPTGRKSGQETLFRWIVSDFGLNDAIESGLVKTPRVVVRDDGKLDAKYRSRFYHIYNDPEVKTDVNRKAEPQAPLPGLVSNGYYFLGKDWLEAAKKWKKDKQPTPPVMITVANTTHTAARVEFAFTHKRINIEELCDPENILHIDSNVLKQAEEEDEPVQLGLSGVEDESEEANGNSNGSRPEKKLSKKEKAELLRRQVDTVGLVGQPGQNIQNVISVGMLSEGWDAKTVTHIMGLRAFTSQLLCEQVVGRGLRRTSYEIDSETGLFQPEYVNIFGVPFTFLPHEGGGDEPPPPPPAPKTRIEALSERKRYEITWPNVVRIDHEYRPTLTLDLEKAKPLVLDAYETPTLAQMAPTIDGKPDLRQISEISLRELGERFRTQKIIFSTASDIYEQMKTTWKGSREYLLAQVIRLVEKYIESDKLRIEPSLFNRDPLRRRIIITLHMSTIAEHLKQAIHFDNTKALLPIFDTERPIRATGDMLPWYTGKPCEHVEHSHINMCVFDSRWEASEAFELDRSSHVAAWVKNDHLGFEITYSFRGIIRKFRPDYLVRLASGKMLILEVKGQDNQEQQTKREFLSEWVRAINAQGAFGTWAADVSRYPSDIHEILQRNGL